A genomic region of Arcobacter sp. F155 contains the following coding sequences:
- a CDS encoding mechanosensitive ion channel domain-containing protein — protein sequence MKNIFKLLLVAFFVTSSFAQKDLSETVVNKLSDIEAIEEKRLKEIEEEKLKQKEAEEKRAKITEIKNRIDAIDSELKNNILLKRYSNYDAYRRISSELDDLKDTVEKVNPKNEDKIFQLNNKIRIKENELELIAEYKGSPIGSLINPPEIESYESITNPFGIINALSYIKKLENNKKQFSSIEERISEITNLLDEKLYAYVDLYNTDPKPEYKEEINFLDKEKKDFHMVLEIVSTTEEVYTRKIEQVILETKSQISNQVEKIFNIAMIIVSLFIITFLIKLALKKYFSQNENYYMTNKVINFFVVFFIMIIILFSYIDNVSYVVTILGFASAGIAIALKDWFMSLFGWMVIVTSGSIHVGDRIKVTRNGLEVVGDVLDISLFKITVREDITLTSYTVNRRTGRIFFIPNNYIFSEMIANYTHSGLRTVWDGIDITITFDSNHKKAQHIAKEILKHYSKGYTDITRKQLSKMRSKYQLRATGVEPRVYTFVESYGIVISSWYLTNSYAALVLRSTMSPEILEAFMKEDDIHIAYPTQTVNSNTGIRTPPIDLPDV from the coding sequence TTGAAAAATATTTTCAAACTACTATTAGTAGCTTTTTTTGTAACTTCTTCATTCGCACAAAAAGATTTATCAGAAACTGTAGTAAATAAACTTTCTGATATTGAAGCAATTGAAGAAAAAAGATTAAAAGAGATTGAAGAAGAAAAACTAAAACAAAAAGAAGCTGAAGAGAAAAGAGCAAAAATCACAGAGATAAAAAATAGAATTGATGCTATTGACTCTGAACTTAAAAACAATATTTTACTAAAAAGATATAGTAACTATGATGCTTATAGAAGAATCTCTTCTGAATTAGATGATTTAAAAGATACAGTTGAAAAAGTAAATCCAAAAAATGAAGATAAAATTTTTCAACTTAATAATAAAATTAGAATTAAAGAAAATGAGTTAGAATTAATTGCTGAATACAAAGGTTCTCCTATTGGTTCTTTAATCAATCCACCAGAGATAGAAAGTTATGAGTCTATTACAAACCCTTTTGGAATAATTAATGCACTTTCATATATCAAAAAGTTAGAGAACAACAAAAAGCAATTCTCTTCAATAGAAGAAAGAATTTCAGAGATTACAAATTTACTTGATGAGAAACTATATGCTTATGTTGACCTTTATAATACTGACCCAAAACCAGAGTATAAAGAAGAGATAAATTTCTTAGATAAAGAGAAAAAAGATTTCCATATGGTTCTTGAAATTGTATCTACTACTGAAGAGGTTTATACAAGAAAAATAGAACAAGTAATCTTAGAAACAAAATCACAAATTTCAAATCAAGTTGAGAAGATATTTAATATTGCTATGATTATTGTTTCTTTATTTATAATTACATTCTTAATCAAACTTGCACTTAAAAAGTATTTTTCTCAAAATGAAAATTACTATATGACAAACAAAGTAATCAACTTCTTTGTGGTTTTCTTTATTATGATTATAATTTTATTTTCATATATTGATAACGTATCTTACGTAGTTACAATCCTTGGTTTCGCATCTGCGGGTATTGCTATTGCTCTTAAAGATTGGTTTATGTCTTTATTTGGATGGATGGTTATTGTTACATCAGGTTCAATTCATGTAGGAGATAGAATCAAAGTTACTAGAAATGGACTTGAAGTAGTTGGAGATGTACTTGATATTTCACTGTTTAAAATAACAGTTAGAGAAGATATTACATTAACTTCATATACAGTAAATAGAAGAACAGGAAGAATTTTCTTTATTCCAAATAACTACATTTTCTCTGAGATGATTGCTAACTATACTCACTCAGGACTTAGAACAGTTTGGGATGGTATTGATATTACAATTACTTTTGACTCAAACCATAAAAAAGCACAGCACATTGCAAAAGAGATTTTAAAACACTACTCAAAGGGATATACTGATATTACAAGAAAACAGTTATCTAAAATGAGAAGTAAATATCAACTAAGAGCAACAGGTGTAGAACCAAGAGTTTATACTTTTGTTGAGTCTTATGGTATTGTTATTTCTTCTTGGTATTTAACAAACTCTTATGCAGCACTAGTACT
- a CDS encoding thioredoxin domain-containing protein: MQNKKVVLVSIVALLALFFVAGYVYKNKQSEQYENISKSEALVFQRPYSIVVGNKDAKVQLVEFFDPACGTCAQFHPYVKEIMKENEGKIKLVLRYAPFHQNSNYAVKMLEGAREQGLFMDTLEFMFATQSYWIKHHVVQPKQLWALLANVKGLDMEKMAEFMNNNKTADERIAQDLKDAETLKADKTPSYFVNGKALQEFGLENLKKLINSEL; this comes from the coding sequence ATGCAAAATAAAAAAGTAGTTTTAGTATCAATAGTTGCTTTATTAGCACTATTTTTTGTTGCTGGTTATGTTTATAAAAACAAGCAATCTGAACAGTATGAAAATATTTCAAAAAGTGAAGCTTTAGTTTTCCAAAGACCATATTCAATTGTTGTTGGAAATAAAGATGCAAAAGTTCAATTAGTAGAGTTCTTTGACCCTGCTTGTGGTACTTGTGCACAGTTCCATCCTTATGTAAAAGAGATAATGAAAGAGAATGAAGGAAAAATTAAATTAGTTCTTAGATACGCACCATTTCATCAAAATTCAAATTATGCAGTAAAAATGCTTGAAGGTGCTAGAGAGCAAGGTTTATTTATGGATACTTTAGAGTTCATGTTTGCAACACAATCTTATTGGATAAAACATCATGTAGTTCAACCTAAACAATTATGGGCTTTATTAGCAAATGTAAAAGGTTTAGACATGGAAAAAATGGCTGAATTTATGAATAATAATAAAACAGCAGATGAAAGAATTGCACAAGATTTAAAAGATGCAGAAACTTTAAAAGCGGACAAAACTCCATCTTACTTTGTAAATGGAAAAGCTCTTCAAGAGTTTGGCTTAGAAAACCTAAAAAAACTTATAAACTCTGAACTATAA
- the aroB gene encoding 3-dehydroquinate synthase: MIVNISLPDNTKYDITIDTLEKQYFDRKVVIVTNPTVSGLHLEYLKEKISAKELSVVTIPDGEQYKHMKTIEDILEHCFEQKLNRNSLLIAFGGGVIGDMTGFAASIYQRGIDFVQVPTTLLSQVDASVGGKTGVNNKFGKNLIGAFHQPIAVNIDPHFLTTLPKREFGAGIAEIVKMAVTFNRDFFSWLEENDLNDKENIKTAIAKSVETKAWVVCQDEKEKGLRAALNYGHTFGHVIENETNYNTYLHGEAVGIGMVMANELACKIGYMTEEEALRVKKLLEKYDIPTDYKIEDVEDFYEHFFLDKKSLDNKIKFIVPKGIGDCEITDEISKDDVIEVLKGFSN, encoded by the coding sequence ATGATTGTAAATATTTCTCTACCAGATAATACTAAATACGATATCACAATTGATACACTAGAAAAACAATATTTTGACAGAAAGGTTGTAATAGTTACAAACCCAACTGTTAGTGGCTTACATTTAGAGTATTTAAAAGAAAAAATTTCAGCAAAAGAGTTGTCTGTTGTAACAATACCAGATGGTGAACAGTATAAACACATGAAAACTATTGAAGATATTTTAGAACACTGTTTTGAACAAAAGCTAAATAGAAACTCTTTACTTATTGCTTTTGGTGGTGGTGTTATTGGAGATATGACTGGTTTTGCTGCTTCTATTTATCAAAGAGGAATTGACTTTGTTCAAGTTCCTACGACACTTCTTTCTCAAGTTGATGCAAGTGTTGGTGGTAAAACGGGTGTAAACAATAAGTTTGGTAAAAATCTAATTGGTGCTTTTCATCAACCAATAGCAGTAAATATTGACCCTCACTTCTTAACAACATTACCAAAAAGAGAGTTTGGAGCAGGGATTGCTGAGATTGTTAAGATGGCAGTAACTTTCAATAGAGATTTCTTTTCTTGGCTTGAAGAAAATGATTTAAACGATAAAGAAAATATTAAAACAGCTATTGCAAAATCAGTAGAAACTAAAGCATGGGTTGTTTGTCAAGATGAAAAAGAGAAAGGTTTAAGAGCTGCTCTTAACTATGGTCATACTTTTGGTCACGTAATTGAGAATGAAACAAACTATAATACATACTTACATGGTGAAGCTGTTGGAATTGGTATGGTTATGGCAAATGAACTTGCTTGTAAAATTGGTTATATGACTGAAGAAGAAGCATTAAGAGTAAAAAAACTATTAGAAAAATATGATATTCCAACTGATTATAAGATAGAAGATGTAGAAGATTTTTATGAGCATTTCTTTTTAGATAAAAAATCATTAGACAACAAAATTAAATTTATAGTTCCTAAAGGTATTGGAGATTGTGAAATCACAGATGAGATTTCAAAAGATGATGTAATTGAAGTATTAAAAGGGTTTTCAAATTGA